Part of the Companilactobacillus zhachilii genome is shown below.
CCGGCTTTGATCTCGGCGTCATTAAAGTTCAATGCTGAAATATTTGAAGTGGTCTCCGTCATGCCATAAGACTGCAAAACGGGAATATCAAGCATATTGCAGCGTAACAAAGTCCAGTTATCGATTTGACCGGTGCCTAAGAAAATGCATCTGAATTTATCGTTATAACGCTGTCCTTTTGGTAGTGCATTCAATAATTCTCGCAGTCTTGTGGGAGTTAATGAAATAATCGTGGCATGTTCATTGATTAAAACTTTGTTGATATGCTCAATATCGAAACCGTCGATTAAATAGACGCTAATGCCGTAAATTAGTGAGCGCATAATGATAATAAAACCGGGAACATTGAAAAGTGGCAGTGATAAAACCCAAGAATCTTGCTTGTTGATACCTAGATTGAGCGCGGTTCCGATTGCTGAATAGAAGTAATTTCCATAGGTTAATATAACGCCAGTATCATGCTTAGCAACGTCGGGTGTGTAAAAGATGGCCGCCACTTGTTGTTCATCAAATTCGTCTATCGGTCGATAATTATGGTCTCTCTTAAGACTCAAAACATCAGACATCATGATTTTTGACCAAGTTAATTTATCAAGTTCATCCGTATTAGCGGAGTCACTAATTAAGACTGTTTTAGGTTGGGAATCCTTTAATTGGTAGCGCAAAGTTTCCTCGGGAAGTTCGGTATCAAGGAAGATAGTTCGTGCTCCCAACTGTTGAAGTGCTAAAATGGCAACGTAGCCATTAAAACAATTATCAGAAAACAAAGCGATGAGGTCATTTTGGCGAATACCGCTGGCAAATAACTTACTAGCAAATAGTTGAACGGTTGAATTGAGTTCACTAAAGGTGAAATCCGCGTGTTCAAGAATTAAAGCGATTTTATCGGGATCGAGTTTTGCACGTTTGACTAACCAGTTTTCCAAAATATGACCTCTTTTCATTTAGAAATTTGATACGATTGAAATACTAATATTAATTGTAAAACAATGTGTGGCAAAATTTTTACTAATTATTGAAAAAAATTGAGGTATGAAATGAGTTTATTAAGCAATTTAGGTATCGAAGTAGTTGAACAGGGCAGACACAAGGTTGTTTTGCAGATGGAATTAACCCCAGAACATTTGGAAATGGAGAAAAAGAAAGCCGGCAGTATCAATGCTTTGCTTTCGGAAACCGCCGCTAGTCTTGGAGCCAATATGAATGTTGACCAAGACGATTCGGCTGCTATTACGGGTGTTAATGTTCATAATTTGAATGCATTTAAGCTGGGGACGTTAGTAGTAGAAGCAATTTCTGTTCGAAACGGTGAAAATATTCAAACTTGGCAGGCGACGACTCATTTTGAAAAGAGTGCGATTCCTAATGGGCTAAGTACCGTAATGCTAAAAAAATCCAGATCTAATTGCGATAGATTCTGGAGTTGATAATTTCGAAGAAAGCTAAGATTATCAAGCTCAATCCGAATAATTGATAAATAAAAATAATTGTTTTGGAAGGGTTCAGGATAAACACAATACCTGCCAGCATCAACAGTGCTGAATAGAAATAATCCAGGTATGGTGTTATCGGAACCCTTTTTGTCATCTCATGAGAATCACGATATTGGTTGATACCGTTGACTAATAGGATGATTCCTAAGACTGGTGGCACGAGTGGGACTAACAAACGGGCAAATAATAGTACGGCTAAGGCTAAAAATAGTGCACCAATACCCAGACCAACGGCAATGTTGTTTTCGCCAGTCGTTCGCCGAATATTCAGTCCGTCAAAAATTGATAAAATTCCATAAATAGCAATGTAACTAGAAACAATGTAAATTACGATATCAAAGCTTTTAATCGGTTCAATGACAATTAAAATACCTGCAACAAGCAGAAAGATAAAACGTAACCAACGGTAAAGTTGGAACTGTCTGACCATTTTTTAAATCCCCCCAATGTGACTGTTATATAGTATGTGCCACCGCCTCCAAGAGCAAGAAATTTTGGTCGCTATGGGGACCGCTTGGAGCCAAGGTCTCCAAGCTCGATTTTGAGCCTTGCATAAGTCGCAAGTCTCAAAACTCGTCCCGTGGTGTAGGCGCTAAAGCGCCAACGCCACCTTCACAGCGACCAAAATTTCTTGCTCTTTCCGGCTAGTTTATTTTTGGCTTCTGAATCAATAGTAAATAATTTTGAATATTATTACATCATTGATAACTGGAAGACGTAATAAATATAATTTAAATCTATAATAAAAAAATCGACTAGCACCACGAGCATAGTACTGTCTCTAAGTATAGAGAAAATGACATTAATTACTAAATTCAGGATGAAAATCCTGATATATATATATAAGTTCTGATGATTTAGCAAACCATCAAACATTTGAATTAAATGTAACTAATAAATTTTCCATGACCATTAACACTCTCACAGTATTTTTATTAGCACAACACTTCACAGATACATAATACCAGAAATGTCTCAAAATAAAATCATTGTTAAGAAAATATTTCACAATCTTTGTTATGAAATTAATTATAGGACGTCATAACAACACTAGAGCAAATTTCTTTCATTGTGAAAATAATGTGGTACGTTATATGTGATTGTTAAAAGATATCGCTTTTTTTAGTGATAAATCAAAATAATGATGTGTTAGGAGACGACTATTATGGCTGTTCGGGCATCTGATGAAATGGTTGATGTTTTAGCAAAGTGGGGCGTAGATAATATTTACGGTTTACCGGGGGATTCGGTCGACACGACGATTGATGCTTTGTATCGTGCGCAAGATAAAATTACTTTTACACATGTTTTGCATGAAGAGGTTGCAGCTTTGGCCGCTTCCGCACATGCTAAATTGACGGGAAAATTGGGTGTTTGTCTGTCGATTGGTGGTCCAGGAGCAATCCATTTGTTGAATGGACTTTACGATGCCAAAATGGATCACGTACCTGTTTTAGCGATTCTTGGTCAAGTGCAGTCGAAATTGCTCAATACTGACTTTTTCCAAGAAGTTGATACGCATGTTTTGTTTGATGATGTGGCGGTTTATAACAAAATCATCATGGACCCACAATCACTACCACGGATTATGGATGAAGCCATCAGAACCGCAATTTCCAAAAAAGGTGTTGCTGTATTGACGATTCCTGATGATATTCCTGACCATATGATTAAGGATAATTTCACACCAAATGTCGACAATTTCCAAATGGAAAATTATAAAGTTGATGATAACCAAATTAAGCAAGCTTTGGAAATGATTAAGATTCATTCAAATCCAATTGTGCTGGCTGGTGTGGGTATCAAACATGCTAAAAAAGAAATGAAGGCGTTCATCGAGAAGTATAAAATTCCTATCATTTTAACAATGCCTGCCAAAGGTTTGGTCGACGATGATCACCCTTATAATTTAGGACAGCTAGGAAAACTCGGAACGAAGCCAGCGTTTGAAATGATGCAAAAAGCTGACCTAGTCATTATGATTGGGACTGATTATCCTTATGCACCTTATTTAAATAAAAAAGTTGATGCTATTCAGATTGATACGAATGCGGACCGGCTAGGCAAACGTCGCCATGTTAATATTGCCATTCAAGCTGATGCCAAAGAAGCTCTCACTCGACTTAATGAATTAGGCGAAACAGTTTCAAATAGACCTTATTTGGATGAAGCAATCAGTAAAATTGGTCAATGGCGTAGTTGGATGCAAGATGTCTATTCCAAGAAACATCAAGGTGTCTTGCCATCTTTAATGTTCCATAATCTTAGCCAGAGTGCACCAAGCGATACGATTTGGTCAATTGATGTCGGAACTTCAACTGCTTTTGGAGCAAGATTTTTAACAGCTAAAGCTAGTCAAGACTACACAATTTCAGCATGGCTAGGAACCATGGGTTGTGCATTACCGGGAGCTATTGCGGCCAAAAAAGCTTTCCCAGATCGGCCAGTTTATGCAGTCGCCGGAGATGGGGCCACCGCCATGGTCATGCAAGATTTCGCCACCGCCGTTAAATATGATTTGCCAATGTTGTATATCGTTTTGAATAATAAATTGTTGGCTTTCATTGAATACGAACAACAATCAGCCGGCCAACAAAATTACGGCATCAGTTTGCCAGAAATCGATTTTGCCAAAGTAGCTGAAGCTTGCGGTGGGATTGGCGAAAGAATTACCACTGATGAGGAATTTTCAGCAGCAATCAAAAAGTATCGCCGCCCAGAGAAGCCAGTATTATTAGATGTGGCAGTGACCGATGAGGCACCATTGCCAGGTAAAATCATGATGGATGAAGCTAAAGGATATGCCAAGTTTGGCTTTGATCACTTAGTTGATAAGAAGAGCTTGCCAGAATTACCACCAATGAAGGAAATTCTGCGTTCATTCTTATAGAATATTTATTATGATAATAATAGGAAAATAGTAAGAAGTATGATATAAATAATACTTAACGAAAAAGAACACTCCTGAAATGAAGTGTTCTTTTTTAATGGAATTGATTGTATTGAAATATGCCGCCTACAGGAACAAGAAATTTAGGTCGCTATGGGGACCGGCTGGAGCCAAGGTCTCCAACCTCGATTTTGAGCCTTGCATAAACCGTGCAAGTCTCAAAAGTCGTCCCGTGGTGTAATGGCTAAAGCCATAACGCCACTGTCACAGCGACCTAAATTTCTTGTTCCTTCCGGCTAGTTTATTCTTTATTTTTTGATAATTTATCGGATGATTTGAGCATTTAATTGTGATTTTTACTTGTTTTATATCAATGGTAGTTTGAATATTATTTAAGTTTGTAATTTTAGATTAATTAAATACGATAAAGATACTAAAACATGAGATTAACCCTTTAATAAGGGAGTTAACCTAGCTGGAGGATGAGCAGACGGGTTAGCAGTGCAGGTGGTGTTAGCACTTTAGTGCTTACACCACGGGACGAGTTTTGAGATTCGCGTATTGTGCGAAGCTCAAAATCGAGCTCGGAGACCTTGACTCCGGGCGGTTCCCACAGCGACTCCGTCTGCTCACCCTTCAGCGGCACATTACAAAGGACTGAATTCTTTCATAACATATTCGTTAGGAAGTGTTTCATCTTTGTCTAAATGCTTTTCATAGCGAGTTTTGTAGTGAATTTCATTATAAGCATCTTCGAGCTGAGTCATCGTATATTTTTGAGTTAACTTAGCTGTAGGTATTTTGTAAAATTTTGACATGTAATTTAATAACTTTTTTTCATCATTAATCATGATAAAAGCCTCCGCCATCATAATAATTCCAGAGTTAATTATTAGCAACTGCTATAAAATTAAAACATCTTTAATTTTTCTATAACTCAAAGATACCGTCATGACGCATTACTAACACCTTTATCCCTAATTTCATAGGATTTAAAATTAATAAAATTCTTGCAACTAAATTAAAAAACCATTAAAATGGCACTATTTCAATAATAAAAATTAGGGGGTGTTATTATGAC
Proteins encoded:
- a CDS encoding PaaI family thioesterase → MSLLSNLGIEVVEQGRHKVVLQMELTPEHLEMEKKKAGSINALLSETAASLGANMNVDQDDSAAITGVNVHNLNAFKLGTLVVEAISVRNGENIQTWQATTHFEKSAIPNGLSTVMLKKSRSNCDRFWS
- a CDS encoding AMP-binding protein, with the translated sequence MKRGHILENWLVKRAKLDPDKIALILEHADFTFSELNSTVQLFASKLFASGIRQNDLIALFSDNCFNGYVAILALQQLGARTIFLDTELPEETLRYQLKDSQPKTVLISDSANTDELDKLTWSKIMMSDVLSLKRDHNYRPIDEFDEQQVAAIFYTPDVAKHDTGVILTYGNYFYSAIGTALNLGINKQDSWVLSLPLFNVPGFIIIMRSLIYGISVYLIDGFDIEHINKVLINEHATIISLTPTRLRELLNALPKGQRYNDKFRCIFLGTGQIDNWTLLRCNMLDIPVLQSYGMTETTSNISALNFNDAEIKAGSCGQPFFTTQIRITNINQDNIGNIEVKSPTVAVGYLNNDKLYRQRFTDDGFFKTGDVGYLDEDNFLYLKGRQADLIQSGDEIIYPEEVENIYHSVNGIIDICIVGIADSKGKKVPVAYLTTQDNAFLTSASLKEFGEHNLIDYQVPTEFRLINEFPRSTNGKILRNRLLNLKYQII
- a CDS encoding DUF308 domain-containing protein → MVRQFQLYRWLRFIFLLVAGILIVIEPIKSFDIVIYIVSSYIAIYGILSIFDGLNIRRTTGENNIAVGLGIGALFLALAVLLFARLLVPLVPPVLGIILLVNGINQYRDSHEMTKRVPITPYLDYFYSALLMLAGIVFILNPSKTIIFIYQLFGLSLIILAFFEIINSRIYRN
- a CDS encoding pyruvate oxidase, which encodes MAVRASDEMVDVLAKWGVDNIYGLPGDSVDTTIDALYRAQDKITFTHVLHEEVAALAASAHAKLTGKLGVCLSIGGPGAIHLLNGLYDAKMDHVPVLAILGQVQSKLLNTDFFQEVDTHVLFDDVAVYNKIIMDPQSLPRIMDEAIRTAISKKGVAVLTIPDDIPDHMIKDNFTPNVDNFQMENYKVDDNQIKQALEMIKIHSNPIVLAGVGIKHAKKEMKAFIEKYKIPIILTMPAKGLVDDDHPYNLGQLGKLGTKPAFEMMQKADLVIMIGTDYPYAPYLNKKVDAIQIDTNADRLGKRRHVNIAIQADAKEALTRLNELGETVSNRPYLDEAISKIGQWRSWMQDVYSKKHQGVLPSLMFHNLSQSAPSDTIWSIDVGTSTAFGARFLTAKASQDYTISAWLGTMGCALPGAIAAKKAFPDRPVYAVAGDGATAMVMQDFATAVKYDLPMLYIVLNNKLLAFIEYEQQSAGQQNYGISLPEIDFAKVAEACGGIGERITTDEEFSAAIKKYRRPEKPVLLDVAVTDEAPLPGKIMMDEAKGYAKFGFDHLVDKKSLPELPPMKEILRSFL